One genomic window of Halorhabdus sp. CBA1104 includes the following:
- a CDS encoding HIT family protein, producing MDQVFAPWRIEWVERDEKNPDIDECVFCELPERDTHREEYLLAESEHAYVLLNNYPYNPGHAMVIPRTHTGEYGDLSDAALLDHARLKQRTIAAMEAGLDPDGFNVGLNLGGSAAGGSIDDHLHTHVVPRWAGDNNFMAVISETKVIVEAIAETYDRLHDAFAAQDGATVAGDDTAVEF from the coding sequence ATGGACCAGGTGTTCGCGCCGTGGCGCATCGAGTGGGTCGAGCGGGACGAGAAAAATCCGGACATCGACGAGTGTGTGTTCTGTGAACTCCCCGAGCGTGACACACACCGCGAGGAGTACCTCCTCGCCGAGAGCGAACACGCTTACGTGCTGTTGAACAACTACCCCTACAATCCCGGCCACGCAATGGTCATTCCACGAACGCATACGGGTGAGTACGGTGACTTGAGCGACGCGGCACTGCTCGATCACGCGCGCCTCAAACAGCGGACGATCGCTGCGATGGAAGCAGGTCTCGATCCGGATGGTTTCAATGTCGGCCTGAATCTCGGCGGGAGTGCGGCCGGTGGGTCGATCGACGACCACCTACACACGCACGTGGTCCCACGCTGGGCGGGTGACAACAATTTCATGGCAGTCATTTCGGAGACGAAGGTGATCGTCGAGGCCATCGCCGAGACGTACGACCGCCTCCACGACGCATTCGCTGCCCAGGATGGGGCCACCGTCGCTGGGGACGACACGGCCGTCGAGTTTTGA
- a CDS encoding cation diffusion facilitator family transporter, which yields MSRRHTLRRVGLVLFVGNLALVVAKGAVALQTGSLAVESEAINSLADTVYSMVILAGLYLTTRPPDFEHPHGHERIEPFVSLFVAVGIFIAAAVVIYQSGTALLGGPIEPVQSPLAIAVLLVSVLVKLGLYRYCLAVGREWQSPALVATALDNRNDVWTAGAALAGVVGAGLGAPMLDPLAAMIVAIGIVHTGVEVVRDNVNYLVGAAPPEELRAEIVQRALEHPDVEGAHDVIAHYVGPEIDVSLHIEVEGDRTLREAHDIETAVVETVEALDQVDEAFVHVDPRQLGEWKADQEVDRLASDDETA from the coding sequence ATGAGTCGCCGCCACACGCTTCGTCGGGTGGGGCTGGTACTGTTCGTCGGGAACTTGGCACTGGTTGTCGCCAAAGGAGCCGTTGCCCTCCAGACGGGGAGTCTGGCAGTCGAATCCGAAGCCATCAACAGCCTGGCAGACACCGTGTACTCGATGGTGATTTTGGCGGGGCTGTATCTGACGACCCGGCCGCCTGACTTCGAGCACCCGCACGGCCACGAACGGATCGAGCCGTTCGTCTCGTTGTTCGTCGCCGTTGGCATCTTCATTGCGGCTGCGGTAGTCATCTACCAATCCGGCACGGCGTTGCTGGGCGGACCGATCGAGCCGGTACAGAGCCCGTTGGCCATCGCCGTCCTGCTGGTCTCGGTGCTGGTGAAACTGGGGCTCTATCGATACTGTCTGGCGGTCGGAAGAGAGTGGCAATCGCCCGCCCTCGTCGCGACTGCGCTCGACAACCGCAACGACGTCTGGACGGCCGGTGCTGCACTCGCCGGGGTCGTCGGTGCCGGGTTGGGTGCACCGATGCTTGACCCGCTGGCGGCGATGATCGTCGCAATCGGTATCGTCCACACGGGCGTCGAGGTCGTCCGGGATAACGTCAATTATCTCGTTGGGGCGGCCCCGCCCGAGGAATTGCGGGCCGAGATCGTCCAGCGAGCGCTCGAACACCCGGACGTCGAGGGCGCTCACGACGTCATTGCCCACTACGTCGGCCCCGAGATCGACGTCAGCCTCCACATCGAAGTCGAGGGCGATCGTACGCTTCGAGAGGCCCACGACATCGAAACGGCCGTCGTCGAGACAGTCGAAGCTCTCGATCAGGTCGACGAGGCATTCGTCCACGTCGATCCACGGCAACTCGGCGAGTGGAAAGCCGATCAAGAAGTCGATCGGCTTGCCAGCGACGACGAGACAGCGTGA
- a CDS encoding SHOCT domain-containing protein: MPSSDRLDATTVALLILGALVVVPTLTMGGGFGGMAGHGGMMDGYASTGGWWALVGMFVRLAVLLAVLGGGYVFFHRMTESQASRNPPMEELRMAYARGEISEDAFEERRTKLERSE, translated from the coding sequence ATGCCTTCGTCGGATCGACTCGACGCCACGACCGTCGCCCTCTTGATTCTGGGCGCACTCGTCGTCGTCCCCACGCTCACGATGGGGGGCGGATTCGGTGGGATGGCGGGTCACGGCGGAATGATGGACGGGTACGCCTCGACCGGCGGGTGGTGGGCGCTCGTTGGGATGTTTGTTCGGCTTGCCGTCCTCCTCGCGGTGCTCGGTGGTGGGTATGTCTTCTTCCACCGGATGACGGAATCACAGGCCTCTCGGAATCCTCCGATGGAGGAGTTGCGTATGGCGTATGCCCGCGGGGAGATCTCCGAGGACGCATTCGAGGAGCGTCGGACCAAGCTAGAACGTTCGGAGTGA
- a CDS encoding ABC transporter permease, which yields MRLRPLLRKELVWSKRNLAALIVLLLVVPAVFAGASVAFQTVVPTDMPVGVVGAGQDVSDADLSVVEGAVTFFSDPVRYESTEHALEDLRRESVYAVIEIPADVAAQSDGRLELVLYVDGSLVPFRETSKAITSIANARLSATLPVDVRVTRTVLEPTHTLPEFLMPLLLFGVITLFAFTYVPYNLAAERTALDRIRTESSLEALAVSKLVFFTILMAIPVGVFWLVARQFEYSLDILAPGAVAGLLVSFLLMAIVAMTIMFLSRFSTTGRFLNVLVLFGLFALGGLIYPVGFFSPLRRAIARLVPVHYGMIVVRSAMLKSVDILLFDDWLLGLLVVTVVAGVALELSIITYRRWLS from the coding sequence ATGCGCCTTCGCCCACTTCTCAGAAAGGAACTCGTCTGGAGTAAGCGCAATCTCGCGGCGCTGATTGTCCTCCTTCTCGTCGTGCCGGCGGTGTTCGCCGGCGCAAGCGTCGCCTTCCAGACGGTCGTGCCGACCGACATGCCTGTCGGTGTCGTCGGTGCCGGCCAAGACGTCTCGGATGCCGACCTGTCGGTGGTCGAAGGCGCAGTGACGTTTTTCTCCGATCCCGTCAGATACGAGTCGACCGAACACGCACTCGAAGATCTCCGCCGCGAGTCAGTCTATGCCGTCATCGAAATTCCAGCGGATGTCGCCGCCCAATCAGACGGGCGCTTGGAGCTTGTCCTGTACGTCGACGGGAGTCTGGTGCCGTTCAGAGAGACCTCCAAAGCGATCACGAGCATTGCAAACGCCCGTCTGTCCGCCACCCTCCCCGTCGACGTTCGCGTTACGCGGACCGTCCTCGAGCCGACACATACACTTCCCGAGTTTCTCATGCCGCTCTTGTTGTTCGGTGTGATTACGTTGTTCGCGTTCACGTATGTCCCTTACAACCTGGCAGCCGAACGGACCGCCCTCGATCGGATCCGTACCGAGTCCTCACTCGAAGCCCTGGCCGTGAGCAAACTCGTCTTCTTTACGATACTCATGGCGATTCCGGTCGGGGTCTTCTGGCTGGTCGCCCGCCAGTTCGAGTACAGCCTCGATATCCTGGCTCCGGGAGCCGTTGCCGGATTGCTCGTGTCGTTTCTCCTCATGGCAATCGTCGCAATGACGATCATGTTTCTCTCGCGGTTCAGCACGACGGGGCGATTCCTGAACGTCCTCGTCCTGTTCGGGCTGTTCGCACTCGGCGGGCTCATCTATCCCGTCGGGTTCTTCTCCCCGCTCCGGCGGGCCATTGCACGGCTCGTGCCCGTCCACTACGGGATGATCGTCGTCCGCAGCGCCATGCTCAAATCGGTCGACATCCTGCTGTTTGACGACTGGTTGCTCGGTCTACTCGTCGTAACCGTTGTGGCCGGTGTGGCACTGGAACTGTCGATTATCACCTACAGGCGGTGGCTTTCATGA
- a CDS encoding ABC transporter ATP-binding protein, with product MTAQTPQTLTVQNLRREYGPIVALDGVSLAVEPGTLHCLVGPNGSGKTTLFRILLGLVQPTDGVVTRPEATVGVGFQRPSWYPDLTVAENVRVFGRLMDVPADGWQAYVLDVLGLDRVRHRRAGALSGGYGKKLDLALAVLKRPRFLLLDEPLADLDDVAESQFLDFLASYAEAGNAVFVSTHRIADFATVLDRLTVLERGHVIFDATSEELATDDRSMTEVYAELIRPGEPGSS from the coding sequence ATGACAGCACAGACACCCCAGACCCTGACTGTACAGAATCTGCGCCGCGAGTACGGCCCGATCGTCGCTCTCGACGGCGTTTCTCTCGCTGTCGAGCCAGGCACCCTCCACTGTCTGGTCGGCCCCAACGGGTCGGGCAAAACGACGCTGTTTCGAATCTTGCTCGGGCTTGTCCAGCCGACCGACGGCGTTGTCACGCGGCCCGAGGCGACCGTCGGGGTTGGATTTCAACGACCTAGTTGGTACCCCGACCTCACGGTTGCGGAGAACGTACGCGTGTTTGGGCGGCTGATGGACGTGCCGGCTGATGGGTGGCAAGCGTACGTCCTCGACGTACTGGGCCTCGATCGTGTCCGTCACCGTCGTGCCGGTGCGTTGTCCGGTGGCTACGGGAAGAAACTCGACCTGGCTCTCGCCGTACTCAAACGACCCCGATTTCTATTGCTCGACGAACCACTGGCTGACCTCGACGATGTCGCCGAATCACAGTTTCTCGACTTCTTGGCGTCGTATGCCGAGGCCGGCAACGCTGTGTTCGTCTCGACTCACCGGATCGCGGACTTTGCTACAGTTCTCGATCGGTTGACTGTTCTCGAACGGGGCCATGTCATCTTCGATGCAACCAGCGAAGAACTCGCAACAGACGACCGATCGATGACCGAAGTGTATGCCGAGTTGATTCGCCCAGGCGAGCCGGGCTCGTCGTAG
- the purF gene encoding amidophosphoribosyltransferase, which yields MDEKCGVVGVSLADREAARPLYYSLYALQHRGQESAGIVTHDGFQQHSHVEMGLVGDAFDEGDLAGLAGSVGIGHVRYPTAGSVNKDCAQPFTVSFKSGSLGLSHNGNLVNTEAVRDELAELGHAFTSDGDTEVIAHDLARNLLESDLVRAVKRTVERIHGSYSLTITHDDTVLGLRDPQGNRPLCIGELDDGYILASESVAIDTLGGDVIRDVRPGELVVLQPDGEGYDTYQLVETDRTAHCFFEYVYFARPDSIIDDQLVYDVRRELGRQLYAESGIDSDVVLPVPDSGRAFASGYAAAAEDVEFAEGLMKNRYVGRTFIMPTQDKREQAVRLKLNPIKNTIEGKRVTLIDDSIVRGTTSNQLIELLRDAGAEEIHMRIGAPPIVAPCYMGIDMASREELIAADRDVADIREEIGADTLSYLSIDAIAETLDTARHDLCLGCVTGEYPYDIDGETTDREITSPEIGDPGVADD from the coding sequence ATGGACGAGAAGTGCGGCGTCGTCGGCGTCTCACTCGCCGACCGCGAGGCCGCTCGTCCGCTTTACTATTCGTTGTACGCCCTCCAGCACCGCGGCCAGGAATCGGCCGGTATCGTCACCCACGACGGCTTCCAACAGCACAGCCACGTGGAGATGGGGCTGGTCGGCGACGCTTTCGACGAAGGGGACCTGGCGGGGCTTGCTGGGTCGGTCGGCATCGGTCACGTCCGATATCCGACAGCCGGAAGCGTCAACAAAGACTGCGCCCAGCCGTTTACCGTCTCGTTTAAAAGCGGGTCACTCGGGCTGAGTCACAACGGCAACCTCGTCAACACCGAGGCTGTCCGAGACGAGCTAGCCGAACTCGGCCACGCGTTCACGTCGGACGGCGACACCGAAGTCATCGCCCACGACCTGGCGCGGAATCTGCTCGAATCGGATCTCGTCCGGGCGGTCAAGCGGACGGTCGAACGGATCCACGGCTCGTACTCACTGACGATCACCCACGACGATACCGTCCTGGGTCTGCGAGATCCACAGGGCAATCGCCCGCTCTGTATCGGCGAACTCGACGATGGATATATTCTCGCCTCGGAATCGGTCGCCATCGACACGCTCGGTGGCGACGTGATTCGGGACGTTCGCCCGGGAGAACTCGTCGTCTTGCAGCCCGACGGCGAGGGTTACGACACCTACCAGCTCGTCGAGACCGACCGGACGGCCCACTGCTTTTTCGAGTACGTTTACTTCGCCCGACCGGACTCGATCATCGACGACCAACTCGTCTACGACGTCCGGCGGGAACTCGGTCGGCAACTGTACGCAGAGTCGGGCATCGATAGCGATGTCGTACTCCCAGTGCCGGACTCGGGGCGTGCGTTCGCTTCCGGGTACGCCGCGGCCGCCGAGGACGTCGAATTCGCCGAAGGCCTGATGAAAAACCGGTACGTCGGGCGCACGTTCATCATGCCAACCCAGGACAAGCGCGAGCAGGCTGTCCGGCTGAAGCTCAATCCGATCAAGAACACGATCGAGGGCAAACGCGTCACGCTGATCGACGACTCGATCGTCCGCGGGACGACCTCGAACCAGTTGATCGAACTCCTCCGGGACGCCGGAGCCGAGGAGATCCACATGCGGATCGGTGCGCCGCCGATCGTCGCACCCTGTTACATGGGCATCGATATGGCCTCACGCGAGGAGTTGATCGCCGCCGATCGCGACGTCGCAGACATCCGCGAGGAGATCGGCGCGGACACGCTCTCGTATCTCTCGATCGACGCCATCGCCGAAACGTTGGATACTGCCCGGCACGACCTCTGTCTGGGCTGTGTCACCGGCGAGTATCCCTACGACATCGACGGGGAGACGACCGACCGGGAGATTACCTCACCGGAGATCGGTGACCCGGGCGTTGCCGACGACTGA
- a CDS encoding CBS domain-containing protein, whose translation MSAGSTIREVMTRDYVGVSESDTVLDAGQLLREEGVSGGVVLRGNEPVGILEVGGVLDHVLEGDDGETVDEAMVPEVERVGADQSIAVAADRLVSIDESLLVVTDDRDGVIGVVTEGDLVRATALGRDPDDQRAETVEPARTEQNPDTDERYSNQGICERCGALTSDLASFNGQLLCSDCRDI comes from the coding sequence ATGAGCGCCGGGAGCACGATCAGAGAAGTAATGACCCGGGATTACGTCGGTGTCAGCGAATCCGATACCGTCCTCGATGCAGGGCAACTCCTCCGAGAGGAAGGTGTCAGCGGGGGAGTTGTATTGCGAGGCAACGAACCCGTCGGGATACTGGAAGTCGGTGGAGTGCTCGATCACGTCTTGGAAGGTGACGACGGCGAGACAGTCGACGAGGCGATGGTTCCAGAGGTCGAACGTGTCGGGGCCGACCAGTCGATCGCAGTCGCGGCGGATCGACTCGTCTCGATCGACGAATCGTTGCTGGTCGTCACCGACGACCGCGACGGCGTCATCGGTGTTGTGACCGAGGGCGATCTCGTCAGAGCTACCGCGCTGGGTCGCGATCCGGACGACCAACGGGCCGAGACCGTCGAACCGGCACGGACTGAGCAGAACCCGGATACCGACGAACGGTACTCAAACCAGGGGATCTGTGAGCGGTGTGGCGCACTCACCAGCGACCTCGCCTCGTTTAACGGGCAGTTGCTCTGTAGTGACTGTCGGGATATCTAA
- a CDS encoding DUF420 domain-containing protein: MRSAVRRHVGGLATLLSVVSLAVIFGVVGGVVPSSLLPRAPEALITAIPHLNAAISALALLAIVAGVRAIHRQDVQTHRRLMGTAFALFVAFLSLYLYRLTLEGTTHFGGPAAIEPLYLLVLAIHISLAILCLPLLYYVLLLAYAYEPDELPSTPHPRVGRIAAGLWAISFALGIVVYLLLYVVFPA; the protein is encoded by the coding sequence ATGCGCTCGGCCGTTCGTCGACACGTCGGTGGATTGGCTACGCTGCTGTCAGTTGTCTCGTTAGCAGTTATCTTCGGGGTCGTGGGTGGGGTTGTCCCGTCATCACTTCTGCCTCGTGCACCCGAAGCGTTGATTACTGCCATCCCGCACCTCAACGCGGCAATCAGCGCGCTTGCACTTTTGGCTATCGTGGCCGGCGTTCGAGCGATTCACCGTCAGGACGTCCAGACTCACCGCCGACTGATGGGGACCGCGTTTGCGCTATTTGTCGCTTTCCTCTCGCTGTATCTCTATCGCCTCACCCTCGAAGGGACGACTCATTTTGGTGGTCCCGCTGCCATCGAGCCTCTCTATCTCCTCGTTCTCGCGATCCACATCTCGCTGGCTATTCTCTGTCTCCCCCTGCTCTATTATGTCCTGTTGCTGGCGTATGCCTACGAGCCGGACGAGTTGCCGTCGACACCCCATCCACGGGTCGGGCGGATTGCTGCCGGGCTATGGGCGATTTCGTTCGCGCTCGGGATCGTCGTCTACCTGCTGTTGTACGTCGTGTTCCCGGCCTGA
- a CDS encoding LSM domain-containing protein, translated as MSDRPLDVLEAALDSEVTVALKDDTERIGDLVGYDQHMNLVLQAGEDTTIIRGDNVVTIQP; from the coding sequence ATGAGCGATCGACCGTTGGATGTCCTGGAAGCGGCCCTCGATAGCGAGGTGACCGTCGCCCTCAAGGACGACACTGAACGCATCGGCGATCTCGTCGGCTACGACCAACACATGAATCTGGTCTTGCAAGCGGGCGAAGACACAACGATTATACGCGGCGACAACGTCGTCACGATACAACCATGA
- a CDS encoding N-acetyltransferase, translating into MDAADELADMWVSLAADQRAYGSHLEAEANRGQIRSAISRHIVSDRLRVARESDRLLGFVMFTVESGSLSRSVSRGLVENLYVVPDRRREGIGTVLLDAAETALRDAEVDVITLDVLAANDDARSFYRDRGYDPHRMSVEKSIENDSHSKGDE; encoded by the coding sequence ATGGACGCTGCCGACGAACTCGCGGACATGTGGGTATCCCTCGCAGCCGATCAGCGTGCGTACGGCTCGCATCTCGAAGCCGAGGCCAACCGCGGACAGATTCGTTCGGCGATCAGTCGCCACATCGTCAGCGATCGTCTCAGGGTTGCCCGCGAGAGTGATCGATTGCTCGGGTTCGTCATGTTCACGGTCGAGTCAGGCTCGCTCAGTCGATCAGTGTCACGAGGACTCGTCGAGAACCTCTATGTCGTCCCCGATCGCCGGCGGGAGGGAATCGGCACGGTTTTGCTCGACGCCGCAGAAACGGCACTACGGGACGCAGAAGTCGACGTCATCACACTCGACGTGCTCGCGGCCAACGACGACGCCCGGTCGTTCTATCGCGACCGCGGGTACGACCCCCACCGGATGAGCGTCGAAAAGTCGATCGAAAACGATAGCCACTCAAAGGGGGACGAATAA
- a CDS encoding plastocyanin/azurin family copper-binding protein gives MSYSRRQFLGALGAGTVGAGGFTQSVAAQETPVVTMGNNYFDPIGLHVEPGTTVRFELAAGAHSATAYESRIPSEANTFDSGVISAGGFEYTFEQPGTYDYYCIPHTSAGMVGRIVVASPGGPAESSPIPDGDVPESNDIVEQGTIVHGSTTGSDRGSDGGMMGPGMGSGPGMMNGRNGGWGSGVPFIGGALGMAGLVGGALYWALGRGDRPPERDDSAMEALQRRYARGEIDDAEFQRRREQLLTNHED, from the coding sequence ATGAGCTACAGTAGACGCCAGTTTCTAGGAGCGCTGGGGGCCGGGACGGTCGGGGCTGGGGGATTCACCCAGTCAGTTGCTGCCCAGGAGACGCCCGTCGTCACGATGGGGAACAACTACTTCGATCCGATCGGCCTCCACGTCGAACCGGGGACGACTGTCCGCTTCGAACTGGCGGCCGGTGCCCATTCCGCTACGGCCTACGAAAGCCGGATCCCATCCGAAGCCAACACGTTCGATAGCGGAGTCATCTCCGCCGGCGGGTTCGAGTACACGTTCGAACAACCGGGCACGTACGACTACTACTGCATCCCGCACACGTCGGCCGGGATGGTCGGTCGTATCGTCGTTGCCAGCCCTGGCGGCCCGGCCGAATCGAGTCCGATTCCGGACGGTGACGTGCCCGAAAGCAACGATATCGTCGAACAAGGTACCATCGTGCATGGTTCAACCACTGGTAGTGACCGAGGCAGCGATGGCGGCATGATGGGGCCTGGGATGGGGTCTGGCCCTGGCATGATGAACGGTCGAAACGGTGGATGGGGTAGCGGAGTGCCATTCATCGGCGGGGCACTCGGGATGGCGGGACTGGTTGGCGGTGCCCTCTATTGGGCACTGGGTCGAGGCGACAGGCCGCCCGAGCGTGACGATTCCGCGATGGAAGCCCTCCAACGCCGGTACGCACGAGGTGAAATCGACGACGCGGAGTTCCAGCGACGCCGTGAACAACTACTGACGAACCACGAGGATTGA
- a CDS encoding phosphoglucomutase/phosphomannomutase family protein, producing the protein MDTPIEFGTDGWRDTLDTFTTPRIKMVAQAVADYLREETDRAGDTIAVGYDARDSSPGFAEDVAEVLAANGFDVLVAKRDCPTPITAWTIVDRDLAGAMAITASHNPPEYNGVKYIPENGSPALPAVTEGLEARLREPDPLPEADHGDIEEVDFTAAYYEHALDLLEPELSDLTVVYDAMHGSGRGVTDELLERAGATVHRRRCERDPDFGGTPPEPSAQNLEGLLEAVREHDADLGVANDGDADRIAVVTPERGFLDENLFFAALYEYMLEDDAGPAVRTVSTTFLIDRIAEAHGQTVQEVPVGFKWVAQAMRERDALMGGEESGGFSIRGHVREKDGVLMALLASVATAECSLDDRIEALLAEHGEIHQDRRNLDCPDSEKDRVVGEIEQALPETVAGVAVEDVNDADGFKILLEDGSWLLARPSGTEPKLRIYAEADSADRVETLLDAGVNIVEPII; encoded by the coding sequence ATGGATACGCCGATCGAATTCGGAACCGATGGGTGGCGAGATACCCTCGATACGTTCACGACACCGCGGATCAAGATGGTGGCACAGGCCGTCGCGGACTATCTCCGCGAAGAGACAGACCGGGCCGGCGATACCATCGCAGTCGGATACGACGCCCGCGATTCCTCGCCAGGCTTTGCTGAAGACGTTGCCGAAGTCCTCGCAGCCAACGGCTTCGACGTACTGGTCGCCAAACGAGACTGCCCGACTCCGATCACGGCCTGGACGATCGTCGACCGTGATCTGGCCGGCGCGATGGCTATTACTGCCTCGCACAACCCGCCAGAATACAACGGTGTGAAGTACATTCCCGAGAATGGTTCGCCCGCACTCCCCGCAGTGACCGAAGGACTCGAAGCACGGCTGCGCGAGCCCGACCCACTGCCCGAAGCCGACCATGGCGACATCGAAGAGGTCGACTTCACCGCAGCCTACTACGAACACGCTCTGGACCTGCTGGAACCGGAACTGTCCGATCTCACAGTCGTCTACGATGCCATGCACGGCAGTGGTCGAGGGGTCACTGACGAGTTGCTCGAACGTGCCGGAGCGACCGTCCACCGCCGCCGCTGTGAGCGCGACCCGGACTTTGGTGGGACTCCGCCCGAGCCGTCGGCCCAGAACCTCGAAGGACTGCTCGAAGCCGTCCGTGAGCACGACGCCGACCTGGGCGTGGCCAACGACGGCGACGCCGACCGGATCGCCGTCGTGACACCGGAGCGTGGGTTCCTCGACGAAAATCTGTTCTTCGCCGCCTTGTACGAGTACATGCTGGAAGACGACGCCGGCCCAGCGGTTCGGACGGTCTCGACGACGTTCCTCATCGACCGTATCGCCGAGGCCCACGGCCAGACTGTCCAGGAAGTCCCAGTCGGGTTCAAGTGGGTCGCCCAAGCGATGAGAGAGCGTGACGCACTGATGGGCGGGGAGGAAAGTGGCGGGTTCTCGATCCGTGGGCACGTCCGGGAGAAGGACGGCGTTCTCATGGCACTGCTCGCGTCGGTCGCGACCGCCGAGTGCTCGCTCGACGACCGGATCGAGGCGCTGCTGGCCGAACACGGCGAAATCCACCAGGATCGCCGGAATCTTGACTGCCCGGATTCGGAGAAAGATCGGGTCGTCGGCGAGATCGAACAAGCGCTGCCCGAGACGGTCGCAGGCGTCGCGGTCGAGGACGTCAACGACGCCGACGGGTTCAAGATCCTCTTAGAAGACGGGTCCTGGCTACTCGCACGTCCCAGCGGCACCGAACCGAAACTCCGGATTTACGCCGAGGCCGACAGCGCCGATCGGGTAGAGACACTCCTCGATGCGGGCGTCAACATCGTCGAACCGATCATCTGA
- a CDS encoding SDR family oxidoreductase, with amino-acid sequence MSLLENDVAVVTGGSSGIGRNICETFASEGASIVNADIQEAPRQGGTPTHEMVADEYDVEATYVECDVSKKADLEAVGEAAKELGGIDVWVNNAGIFRGEEFTEVTEDEYDQLMDINVKGTFFGAQVAIEQMVESGGGSLINLSSVAGLEGSGDFVTYCSSKGAVRLMTYSLADKYGPEGVRVNAIHPGVIETEMVTDDVPIIGGEGEEAFRQQVPLRRFGQPDDIGNAALFLASDMSDYVNGESLVVDGGQTNT; translated from the coding sequence ATGTCTTTGCTCGAAAACGACGTTGCTGTCGTAACTGGTGGTTCGAGTGGTATCGGCCGGAACATCTGTGAGACGTTCGCCTCGGAGGGGGCGTCCATCGTCAACGCAGATATTCAGGAAGCGCCCCGGCAGGGCGGCACACCGACCCACGAGATGGTCGCTGACGAATACGACGTCGAGGCGACGTACGTCGAGTGTGACGTCTCGAAGAAGGCTGATCTGGAGGCTGTTGGTGAGGCAGCCAAGGAACTCGGGGGGATTGACGTGTGGGTCAACAATGCCGGGATTTTCCGTGGCGAGGAGTTCACCGAGGTCACGGAAGACGAGTACGATCAGCTAATGGACATCAACGTCAAAGGGACCTTCTTTGGCGCCCAGGTCGCCATCGAGCAGATGGTCGAGTCCGGCGGCGGCAGCCTGATCAACCTCTCGAGTGTGGCTGGACTGGAAGGATCGGGCGATTTCGTCACGTACTGCTCCTCGAAAGGGGCTGTCCGACTCATGACCTATTCGCTCGCGGATAAGTACGGTCCGGAGGGCGTCCGCGTCAATGCCATCCACCCGGGCGTCATCGAGACCGAGATGGTGACTGACGACGTGCCGATCATCGGCGGCGAGGGCGAAGAGGCGTTCCGCCAGCAGGTACCACTTCGGCGCTTTGGCCAGCCTGACGATATCGGAAACGCCGCGCTGTTCCTCGCCAGTGATATGAGCGACTACGTCAACGGAGAATCGCTAGTCGTCGACGGCGGCCAGACCAACACCTGA
- a CDS encoding DUF5785 family protein, translated as MDWPHDPDGEKGSEGRRKYGQAILAKKLDAEDFPVEAASFEDEYGDHPVRLDDETVISVADIFAHVEATTFETFPEFHTAVGDAMRGAGYWPLERESA; from the coding sequence ATGGACTGGCCCCACGATCCCGACGGCGAAAAAGGGAGTGAGGGACGTCGCAAGTACGGGCAGGCGATCCTCGCAAAGAAACTCGACGCCGAGGACTTCCCAGTCGAAGCCGCGTCCTTCGAGGATGAGTACGGCGACCATCCGGTTCGTCTCGATGACGAGACTGTCATCAGCGTCGCGGACATCTTTGCACACGTCGAGGCGACTACCTTCGAGACGTTCCCGGAATTTCACACCGCGGTTGGCGACGCGATGCGGGGAGCGGGCTACTGGCCCCTAGAACGCGAATCGGCGTGA